The Magnolia sinica isolate HGM2019 chromosome 3, MsV1, whole genome shotgun sequence genome includes the window ACGACTGGTTGCTGTATTTATTTAGTTTCTTAGGTTTTCATTTTCGGTTTTAGTTTCCTGTTTGTTCTTGTTGCTTTCTGTTTttgtttcttgttgctttctgcttttctttcttattttttggctttGTGCCTGCTTTTCAGCAATAAATCATCACCTTTCAAAAAACTTCTGCTGGAAACTTAAAAAACTAAAAGGGTTGAAAATTGTCATTAAGTGGGGAAAAACTCTCTGGCTGTGCAACTCGACATGGGGagcatgggcccaccaaaatcaggATTAAACATTAACCTGATTGCAGGAACCCCTACCCAAATGGGCCCAAATGACTATAATATCACAATCCTGATGGACATGTTATGACCTCACCAGTCCCATGGAAATGAACCAGGAACCATTCTTTGCATGTGTTCAGTTGAATGAAAGGAAGACATGATTTGACGTTTGAGGAATTTTTGGGCATCAATGAGGCGTAAGACACTCGAATAACAGGGAAAAATAGAAGTGCATACCTGTAATCTTTATGTATGTCAGGAGTGGTTAGAAGGAACTGGACATCTCTAATGCTTATATTTCCAATAGCCTTCCTTCCATCATCTTCAACAACTGGGAGTCCACCAACACCCTTTTCTCTCATCAGTTTAAAGGCCTGCAAAACAGGTTCTTCTGCATTCACCTGAAATAGAAGAAAGGCACTGTGagcaataatttaaaatttaaaaagaaaaaaagaaaaatcaagtaCCTACATGTGATTGAATGAAGTATGTCATGCACCTTTCTGAAAAGAGTCCAAGGGCACAATTTCAGTGCACATGATGTGCACCAACGTTTCATCCACTCATATCTCCAACCATCTAAAATGATGGATGTGAATCCAAAGTGTATTtcgaaatggatttttttttttttttggaaatacatTTCGATAGTATTTGTGCATTTTGGActaaaaccaaaatccaaagtgTATTTTGGACTCACACCCATGTTTCGATGGTAGGAGAAAATCAAGGTATCctatatcggtatcggttggcgtaacgctGCCCTCCGAGTAacagcgatacgggggcgtaacggcccgtaatggtgatttttattttttattttttgggccaaaaaaatatggattaaatccggaatattctaagcattccaaatatgcattcatttataaattggaagatgtttatggtggtgtaatggtctactctttagtgagaagttgtatcggactgtctgatgaatttatgaaccagataatctgaatttgactacaaaattcatatatttaattttctaaatatataatttatatacttaacaatttgatatcatttctccaaatagttctttaaaaaaatgaaattaaattcaggtagatggcgttgctaatttggggctgacttggaggaccaatccatgccccaaatcagcctcaaattcatgcaatttattggcattatcccacttatgaattggtggacatttattggatagtgaatcgtgaaaaaaatcaaaaggccctattttaaaaaataagcgtccacaaattaacaattaaaattattcaaacaatttgattttggcattgtgagttagcaactacggttcataatttaattggtaaattttaagttaatacatgtctcgtgtacaattttttaagggcccgaattaggcgggactcagattgtgaagtgtagcacacgagtatcaaagttttttgggccccaccatgatgaatgtgttatatccacaccatccatccattttgccaaataattttagggtatgagcccaaaaatgaggcagatctaaagctcaggtggaccgcaccataggaaacaacactaattaaacgtccaccattaaaaatttattgggggctacaaaagttttagatcaagctgacatgtgtgttttcccttcatcctgaaggaggaggaggagaagaagaattttttattttttttttcctattttctttaggcccgtaacaactgttacggtcacgggggtttcaaccccgtatcgcgtaacgatGTCggctgttaccgttacgtatcggccgatacggccataTCGTAATGGATACGGGACACCCTGGAGATACCGTGTGCACCAACTATCATGAAGACAGTGGTCTCCATTTTTAAGTTAATCCGGGTAACTTCAGTGGGCTGCATAGCTTTCCTTTTTTGTTCAGTAAGCTGAGTTTGTTTCTGCCTATAAAGGGAGGAGGTAAGGACCATTAGCTTCAAGTACTGATTTAACAGTTCAACTCTAGTATTTTGCTAGAACTTCAATTTCAGTCACCTTGGGCATAATTGTCTTCTAGGTTTGCAGAATATTGACCGGCTACACATCATGGAAAAGATCTCATATCCACAAAGAAGAAACCATCATCGTCATCCACaagggaattttttttatttaatacaaTCCCTAGGAACCTGTATATCTCGTATATATAGCTAGACGTACATTTCTATATATAGACGATAATgcctttctttatttttattggttCCTGGTTGGTTCCGCCATCCCACCCAATGAATCATTAGGATTCGCTTTCAATAGAATCTTCTGCAGTCACAGGTTCAGCACATGTCTAAGAAATGTGTAACCTTGGTTTTCAGTTTATACAACTGAGAAATTCGCTTCCATACAATACaacccctcgtgggccccaaatcacatggttaccacctcacacgggctgcccaccccgagtgtgcccccgcatcccacaagctaccccactcgagctcgatgtgaaatgcgcattaatcacctcccGGTGAGggagtttcgaacacgagacctccctcgtgggccccacccactccgagtatgcccctgcatcccacatggggccccactaaagcccggtgtgaaaatgcccctgcattaatcatctccggtgaggagtctcgaacatgggACCTCCcgttctaataccaatttgatgtaggacaattaaccatgtgctctaaaagctcgaactgttggagtatgacgaattaatccctttatctcatagcctgggccccacatctcatacgTTAGGACCTCgtctgaacccccctcgtgggccccaaatcacattggtaccgcctcacacgggctacctaccccgagtgtgtccccgcatcccacaggctaccccactcgagcccggtgtgaaatgcgcattaatcacccctggtgaggagtctcaaacacgagacctcacCATAGgcgccgcccaccccgagtatgcccctgcatcccacaggcgaccccactcgagcctggtgtgaaaaggCCCCATGCATTATAGAGTATCCAATTCTGGTtgatgctgatttttttctttgtttcagTTCTTCCCATCATTTGCTTGATATTAGTctttttattatgtttttattCCCCTTGCAATTATGTCACGGTGCAATCTCAAGTAAGGGACCTAAAACTTCTGAAGCTATTCTGAGTGTTCTCATATTCTTCACTGATCCCAGTTTGAAAACACACACGAAACAGCATCGAGTGGTCGGACTGCCAACAAAATGACGTTGAAATTTTCATTGTCTGGTAAAGGGCCATTGCTCCTCAGGAAGTGTGTTCACTAGCCTTTTCATGTCAAACAAGCTCGAAATGGCAAGTGACTGAAAAGCATATCCTGGTAGAACTGAACGAGGTGGCATCTATAGCCAGTACCATTGCACTCAATGCAAACATAACAacttccaaacatgccctaaatcaAACAACCATGCAGTGGGATGCAACAAAATTGAGAATTATGATAAATGAAAACAGGAAACAGACGCTGCAAATCACCTTCACTAATTGGCTTGGTTTCATGATTGGAAGGCCTAGTTCGGACAGACTCTTTGTGCCCCAGTTCTCAAACCACGGAAGCCCAACACATTCTGCCAGCATGTGAACAACAGCAGACTGTGTGATGATGTTATCAATCTTCACTTCACCCAGGTCAACCACAGGAAGGCTCTTCATTCTGTACTTGGACAGGAGCAATAGCATGGTCAGGAAGGAGTCAGATTTCTGAAGGGCAAGAAATGGGGCCCAGCGAAACGACCCAGAGATGTCTAGAACCTGCGTAATGTCAAATAATgtcaaaaatgaaatgaaattcgAACGCTGAACTGATATGTTGTGCCTTAGAAGGAAGGTGACCTTTGTATTCTTGTAGAAGTCAGAAGAGGTCAAGGCTTCGAAAAAGTTTCCACCCATTGAAGCAGCTGCTTCCGGGCCTGAATGTCCAGGTCCAACAGCAGCACTCGCACCAGCACCAGCTGCTGCAGGAAGAGCAGTGCCAGTTATTGCAGATGCTGGTGTCCCCAATGCAGCGGCACCTACTGTACCCACTAATCCTCCTACAGCTAATCCCATGCCTGCAGATCCAGCCATCATCCCAAGAGCTGCAACTTCAGACTTCAAAACAATCataaagatattttcttttcagtTTTCATGCAGGATATGCTCCAGGCCAAGTAAATAGCAGGCAAAATAGTTTTCCATATGTTCAATATGGCAACTCTTATGTGCAATGTAAAATGTTGTGGGTGGGGGGCTTCCTTCAACAATACTTCCGTGAAATTCAGAAACTATGCGT containing:
- the LOC131239506 gene encoding SNF1-related protein kinase regulatory subunit gamma-1, whose translation is MERSSSGLSSPEAELGHRVEDIWESLQEPLLSPSEKLNSCFQNIPVSSFPPAPSSQVIEINSDSSLAEAVQILSSHKILSAPVRNVDAPEDASWIDRYIGIVEFAGIAVWILHQSEVAALGMMAGSAGMGLAVGGLVGTVGAAALGTPASAITGTALPAAAGAGASAAVGPGHSGPEAAASMGGNFFEALTSSDFYKNTKVLDISGSFRWAPFLALQKSDSFLTMLLLLSKYRMKSLPVVDLGEVKIDNIITQSAVVHMLAECVGLPWFENWGTKSLSELGLPIMKPSQLVKVNAEEPVLQAFKLMREKGVGGLPVVEDDGRKAIGNISIRDVQFLLTTPDIHKDYRSITAKTFLTAIRSYLEGHDDTSSPMLLGTITCQKHETIKDVILRLDSKKIHRVYVVDEEGNLEGVITLRDIISKLVHEPPGYFGDFFDGVVPLPPNSRV